ACATACACCAAATTTTTCCCTATATATTCTTGCACCACAAGATTGCAAATTCTCAAGTAGACACCACCCTCATCATACGCATTTTCTTTAAGCAAAAACCTAAAATCTCCTTCGATATGAAAGAACGCAACAGCAGGTAGTGGCGTTGGTGATATGATGTTAGTCTCATCAGAGCTGCACGGAAGATATATATCCTCTAAAGATGAAACTCGGGGGCCTTCAGGGCTCGCATCTCTATCATCATCTACTCCGTGCTTATCACAAATCAAGGCAATCGACTGATTCGGTACACCAACCACATCTAAATTAGATGCACCATGATCACCCACTTCGTCCACCTCTATTTCTAATCTAGagtccattaaaaatgaacTTCCCAGATTGGCACTATGCTCCTCCACCATCTCATTCTCAGAAGAATAATTGAAATCTTTAGCATTATCAAATGAATATTCCATATGAGCTTCCAACGCGGTAAATCAAacatttcttcttcttgttcCCTCATTTCATTCGTAAACAAAGCATACTTCGAAGAATGTGTATGTGAGAACTCGTTATCACTAACTAGTGAATCTGTCCCACTCAGGCTCCGAAGCGAACAAGCCTCGAGAATAGCTTTCATCTCAGGAGCCGAACCCGTCTTCGAGCACCTGTCGACCTTCCGCAGAGAACTATTATGAGAGAAAGATGACATCATCTCCCAATATAGATCTTCACTTTCATCCCTACCATATGATATTGATCTCGAAAGAAAAGCTTCATATTTTCTCATTGAGCTTGGGACAGGCAGTGCTGCTGAATAGACATGACGCGGCGGATACCGGCACGTTGGTGGCGGTGGCCAGCCGGTTGAGGGCTGCTGGTCGAGCCACGAGTAGTGTTCTGTGGTGGAACATCGCCGCTGCACATAAGAATTCCGACTAAAATAGGACCGTGGTATGCTCGGGGGATCTGGCGGATAGCTCCACGCACGGTCTTGGCCCCTATCGAGTCCCTGTTGGTAGCGTTCCGCCAGTCTATCCCAACTAGAGCGCGGTCGATTCTCTGGCCGCGAGTGATAGGGCTGCGGAAAGCGGCCCCCACGGTTGAGTGACTCGCGGACAGCCCCACACCGGCATCGAAAATCCCCACCACGCTCCCTCCAACCGTGGTTAAAGGTCCAGGGGAGATCCTCGTCGGCCTTCCATCCATCACGCTGGGAATCAGCGTCCGGGTTAGGGATGCGCGGCGTCTCCAGTTTATCAACTCGTCGATCCATCGAAACCAACCGGAATTCCAGTCGGTCGAAACGCGCCATGATCTTCTCCAATCCGGTGGAGGAAACTGCGGTCATCCCTGCCGCATCGTGTGGCGGCTCAACGCTTGTCTGGTAATCGCGTCGCGGTAAGCCCGACTGATCGTCATCGCGGTAGTTGCTTGCTGATGTGGGCGCGAAGGCCCGCCGGTCAGAGCCTGTGCGTTGACCCCGGTCAGGAGGCCAGCCGGCGGAAGATGGTCATCAAATGCGTCCATGGAGAGTGTGCAATGAAGGCACCAGTTTGTTAAGGAAAGCCTTCCTCAACGTCCGAACTCcacacacaatcaagaaacgagagtcgttgttgtcgagcgcccaagcgTTTGGGTCGGCGGAGGGgtggttgagcgcgagatcagcctcgtcggcaaccttaggagatgtttcttgtttgctactcaattgagccaattTCACGATAATTTCATAGATTCCTTCaatgataaaataattacattcttccatatttataatactaaaccctaacttaccaaataagaaaataatatgtgGAAAGATTTGGTGAATCAAAGATAACTAATTAATTGtgatatgatcgtatcaatcCTCATCCTTCCTCCGCATCGAATTAGGGGTCGGTTTCATCGCCGCCGGTAACATGTTGCTCGAAGGACTCGTTGGCGCCGCCGGATTAGTTCAATAATTTTGCTGATTGTGAACTGAATCGCCATGACTGGAACGAAGCATTCATCATTTTTAAACTGTATTAGTTCAATatttttaacattatttttgtattttatttttttaaaataataaaaaatatataattaaaatacttaatTGGGTCAAAATAGAGTTAAATGACGTTAACTGTTagaatttgacggaaccgtcaattttggaccgattgtgatccgagttgaaatgtatgagatgcaaaaattcaaaacataatgtttaggaccaaaatcgtaaaatgatcatatattcaggaccaattttggtcTTTACTCTTATATTTTTCCATCTTTTTTAAAGGTTTAGTGATTTAAATGAGCTTTCCCAATTAATCCTCGTTCTTCTCTTTCTTAATAAACTTTCTAACACGTTTAATATTTGGTTCTGCAATAAATTTTCAAGCAAAatacttaggccatccacaacgctgtctctataccgtctcttaaaccgtctcttaactactatttgagcactatttgagggccccactgtccttttttcctccatctcttaactaagagacggaacctgcaacgctccgtctgtTAACCGTCtttataccgtctcttaattactattcattcaatttaatttataattttttttaaaacccaattcaatttaaacaaacacactttattaaaattaaaacaatattacaacttaacattaaaaaaaacgaagacataattaaaattctaaaaaaataaaaatgacataatttaatcttctccgccaaagttttcccaaatgtgctcaattagatcctcttggagttgggtgtgggcgctagagtcgcgtgtccttgcccgaatagccaaccgttcttgtatagatggatgcgctccacttcgcggcggactacttgcggttgagcttccgggggattcggggtcgaaccaatttccggcatcgggtccttcgtctcggacaatcatgttgtgcaagattatgcacgtatacatgatgtcgaccatgctctccatgaaccacgaacgagccggggctttgatgatgttgaagcgcgcttgaagaaccccgaacgccctctccacatccttgcgcgcagcctcctgcttctgcgcaaaaagagcctgctttgggttcgctggcctgccgcacgtcttcacgaaggtcggccacttcgggtagatgccgtcggcgagatagtaccccattttataccgccggttgttggcgacgaagttgatggccggcgctttaccatccaaaacttcggtaaagaggtcggactgttggagcacgtttacgtcgttgttcgagccagggaccccgaagtacgcgtgccagatccaaagtcggtagtcggcaacggcctcgagtacaacggttgggtgggtgcctttgtggccgctcgtgtaggaacccctccaagccaccgggcaattcttccattgccagtgcatgcaatcgacactgccaagcatcccggggaatccgtgcacttgttcgtgcaggttgaggaggaactgacaatcctccgtggttggcctccggagaaattcgtcactgaaggctgcccggacgcctctgcagaagttgagcaagcacaagcgcccagtgctgtctccgatgtgcaggtattcgtcgaatatgtcggccgtttgtccagtcgcaagctgccggatggctgcagtacatttctgcagcgtcgtgtggctgggacgaccgaccgcgtcgaacccttctcggaagaactcctccctggccgccaaagtattcgctatgtggagaaatagcggtttccgcatgcggaaacggcgacggaaataggtatctccccaaatcgggttatcgcagaagtagtcgcgtactaaccgtgcggcggcttcctcccggttccgattgatgtacttccgggagcgtcgtgggggtggtgcggcttcctccgcctctcgtcgtcgatcttcttcgagtgattgttccattaattggcgcatttgctcaaaatgatccatttgtttgagttgattgaagatggaaattggagtgatagagaggatttgagaggaatagatgtgtgtttgtgtttgaaatgagtatggaatagaattatttatagagtaaaaaaattaaaaatttaaaaaatgaaaataaatatttaacggtaatattaccgtttgaaaaaaaaaaaatttattaaaaattgatttttttaaaaaaaaatgaattattgcgtcatcagtgacgacgcccactcgcgagccagcgagtgggcgtcacgcacgcatggggacgtgccacgtgtccctggcgcgtggcgagacagctcgtctcgtgtctctccgagacgagctacgcgacgagacggtcgcgagctggagacgagatgggcgctgcaatgcgtctcgcgggggtctcgtctctccgagacgagacgcgagcccggcgcgagacgcgttgtggatggtcttaaaaACTTATATTAATTAACTTATTCTTTCTTGACTATCCACCGatttatttaattctaatttaCCAAATTTTGGGCATTACATTtcagatttttaaaaaaaaaggagaacAACACACGAAAGGAGTTTGGAGCAGGTTCGGATTAAAATTCCGTCAACCCGAAGATTTGCCATCGTCCCAGCTTATGAGAGTGTGATCAGTGATCACTACAGTTTCGATTATATTTCTAGACAAGATCTTCCGTCAACCTTGAATTATTATGATATTTACTTTGTCTGTCTTTGTCTATGTCATATTCTCGGTTTTGATcgcttttaatttttattttgagtgcACACTTGATGATGGTTGATATAATCTTTTCTAACGTCTCTTTAACTTAGGAATAGACAGACAACATGGATGACGAATTATCATACATGACTTGTTTAAACATTAATTTGATAATGAATAAGTTGAAATGAAACGTCTAGTAATTGGTTTTAGTTTTAAACAATAATTTGATAATGAATTAGTTGAAATGAAACGTATAGTAATTGGTTTTAGTTTCTTAAGCATCCGTATGAATTTGAATTAGTGAAAGTTAGCTTTAGGATAAGTGTGTAGCTACTACCCAAGAGGATCAGGAGTTAAAAGTCTACTTAACATGTTTAGTGCTTGCAAGTTGATGTGTTATCCATGTCCTAACGGGCATTGAATCGTTTGATAATTTGAAGCATCCATCCGACTTGTCTAAGTGTTGCTAGGAGCAATAATCAATATTCCCTTCATCCTATTTAAGATGTCCACATTTTTTAGTGGCATGAGATTTTAGAAGGAGTTGTTAGGTGTAATAAGTAGAGTGAAAAAagtagttaaatattttaatgagaaaagatgagataaagatttatttccaaatataaaagtgaacatcttgagttagacaaactaaaaatgaaaggttAACATCTTAAGTGGGATGAAGATAATATCATTTTCCGTTCTCACTTTATTTACAATGTGCAACTTTAGCTTCTTAGTGTTAAAAAGCAAATTTAATGTTTATTGTTTTgattaatactagtactattaaaGATGTTAGTACCTTTTTATGGATTAACACCCTAAATACTACACTCAACATTCTAATattgtaaatttttaatttcataaaattcataaaaattaaatcttgatttttgctcgttttctctataaatttcaaataaataaaaataataataaatcaaggtttattttttttatgaattttgtaaaataaaaaattttaataacattttttaatgtattaaaatcGAACAAAATACATAAATCAAAACGAACAATACTAAATAAATTAGAGTAAAAGCTAaaagtggtcctaaacatatgacgattttaCAATTTTGGTCCAGaacattatattttgaattgtttggtcccgaacaaataaaaatggattGGATTTGGTCCATTTTTGACAGAATCGTTTATTTTTAACGGTCAACGCATTTGACTAGATGGAAATCACCGGATCTTAAATTTTGACGCTCCCTCGGTATCCATCTCCGCCCTCAAAAGCCGCATCAGAGCCCTAACCTCCATCCCTTCCGGCCTCTAGCTCCTCCTTAACAATTCTCGTATCCTCGATGATCACCAGACCCTAATCATCGGCCAATTCGGCCGGAAGTCCCAATTTTCTGAAACCCTATTTTGCGATTCCAGTATCGAATTAGAGAAAGATCGAGGCTTTACTCGATGTCATTCGGATGGATTTGGGAAGTTTCCTATTGTGGTGAATTTGTTTCTTAGGCTTAGGGGTGGGAAAGGGGGGTTTGGGTCGTTGTTGAGAGGGGCGGTGACGAAGGCGGGGCAGAAGAAAACGAACAATTTTGATGCTTGCAGGGATATGAGTGGGCGGAGGCTGCAGCATGTGAATGCCGAGAAGAAGCTGAAGGAGTGGAGGGCAGAGGCGGAGGAGAGGAAGTTGGCCGTTAAAAATAAACTGTTTCGTATAAAATGGACCAAGTCCgatccatttttatttattcgggaccaaacaattcaaaagataatattttgaccaataatttaaattaacaaCACTAGTGGGCACTAGCCAACCATATCGCGAAGGAGGATAGACACCGCATAAATAGAACAGATTGGATTATCCACACCAAACCCTAGAAACATGTCATCCGACGCCGGAATCCTCTCTCGCGTCTCCTCCTCCGTCTCGGAGTCCCCTATCGTCTACAAAGGCAAGAAGGCGGCCTCCGATACCGCCTTTGTCGCCTCCAAACTCCTCAAGAGCACCGGAAAAGCCGCATGGATCGTCGGCACCACCTTCCTCGTCCTCGTCGTCCCCCTCATCATTGAAATGGACCGCGAGGCTCAGTTCAACGAGCTCGAGCTCCAGCAGGCTAGCTTGCTTGGTTCCCCCAAGTAATATGCCCTAATTCATAGTATGTTAAATCGTCCTCAATTTCAATGATTACAGAGTTATTGAATCGTTGGATTGAAAGTTTTTCTTTTATGTTACTCATCTTTGGTTCGATTTGTTCTCTGTGCTGTGGGCTTCTCTATGATTCTTAATTGTTGCTCTATAAGAGGCCAATTCCATTGCATctgttttaatttaattctagTTGTAATTGTGATTAATCGATCATAATAATTCATATAATTGGGGGGCTTGAGGAACTCTAATTGGACTAGATGACGCACACGAGTTTTTGCCATATTATAGCTGATGTTTACTTACTACCTTTGTCCtcgaaaaatagaaacttttgaaactaatgcacaattggtgaagtaagagagaataattggtaaagtaagagagatgaagagaaaaagtagtggaagtagtgttagGGGATTGTGGGATAAGATtcaatagtttctatttttaagggacgacccaaaatggaaatagtttctatttttaaggtaCGGAGGTAGTATTGTTCTTGGCTAAATTCTAGTGTTCTTTGTCTGGTGAGGATCAGACTCAGTTGAGTTGTGTGTAACTGTCTCACACCAAAAGCAGAATTATAATGGCAACTTAGTGTCTAGTTTTTGCACCAAGTCATCTCAATATTCCTATCTCTGATCAATGGTTTTATTGCTGAATTTTTTGGTAATAAAGTTGAGGAAAATAATTTCTTCCAGGCACAAATTTATGTTATGTTTATAGTACTAACAACCTCTTTTATATTCACGTGTCCTGCCTTAAAACTTATGGTTTTGGGCAGGATGAGTGTAATTCTTGGCCTAGTTTCAAGAGTATAATGCCATCTTTTGTCATTTGCAAGCaagtcttgtttttttttttggatttttagccACAGAGAAAAAGAGTATAAGATTTTGGTGCGAGAAAAAGAGTAGAATTTATTTATAGAGACCACATTATGATAAGTTCACTGGAACttgatttgtttgtttctcTTCATGGGAAAAGGCTGTTATGCATTTGTAAGATTGTTTTCTGATGTTACTGAAATTGCTAGAGTTGGTGCCTGGACACCGAATAGAGGTTCTGCTGCACTCCCAtatacctccataacccatatcagtgcttttttttccttttcatttttatGCTATTCAAATACTTCATATATTACTCTTTTAGAATTCTAGAATTTATTATGGATAAAGTAGAAAATATCTTAGTTCTGTCAGTGGCTTATCTGGAAAGAAATTGGTAGCCTTACTAAATAAGATTAGACTGCGGTGGCTGTGCTTTGCTTGGCAACTAGCCAAGTGGATTGTTTTTCACTATAATCTAGTCTTCAAGATCTCTAAGAAAAAGTGCAACCAAGGAGAAAAATGCTGAGTACGTGGAATTGTTTTAAATATAGTTGTAACTTTTTGTTAGAAATTACAAATGATATCTCTTTTTTAGTAAGCTGAATTAGAGGTAAGTGTGGGAAAAACTTAGAAGCATTGTTCTTTTCTTAAGTATGTGTACATAATAAGATATTTGAGTTGATTTTGGAGTTATCTTAAATCATGTGGGTTCTGTCTCTTCAATGGTGCTGTGAGaacaataaataatactccctataAAATCAATAAGCTGCGCATTTGTGGAAATCTGTATAACCCCAGTTGAAACAGATATTTTGATAAGAGCGACTATTCTGTATTTCCTTCGTTCATATTAATAGTAatgtttttataattaatgtttttataattttggtctGTTTATAAAGTTATTGCCTTTTATATTTGGTAGAATAGTGTTAACACCTGTGCTATGCACGTgacaaaaaaattttaaataatgaagatatattaacataaaataaagaatacaaagtaaataagtataaaaatatatttacagataaaaactaattaaaataagtatttgtaatttataaataatttaaaatattataaacaacaacaaaaagatATTTGTACTTCTCTTAACCCACTCTCaatgaaacatttcatattttaGTAGATGattgtatattattttaatatttgatatgagtgtagtagtataaaattaaagaaataacaAAAGATGAGATGTGTGGATGaaatagaataagatatacaaataaagaaaaatgtatagtaatactactatttacaaaagaaaaaaaagcaaaCTATTTGAATGAATAAATAGTTCACCAGTTTTGATTAACAAaacatacatattcataaatgcaaacaaaaacataagaaaaacaataaaaaaccagtagttcataagttttgaaattgcaacataattatttataactaaaaacatattttttttagaattaagTAGACAtgataaaatgaattaaaaaaatcacaattaataAATGCATTTTCATCAAAGTACAtgttaatatatatacatattcaaTTTTTTGAGAAGTCTAAAACATAGAAATAtgaataaatcaaagtcaactCAATTctaattatatataatttaattatataataaaaataaatttaatttaaaaaatataatatattatatacaaatttcaataaattagaagtctaaattaaaatttagcttaaaacataattatataaTCCAATATCCAAATTAAAActctatttaattaaaaatatcaattacataattttatactactattatttaaaactaaaagTATACTCCAAAATCCAATACACTAAAAATGCCCACTAAATGCCtaaaataaaatccaaataaTACACAAATTAATATCCGAACCCTACAATGCAACGGCTCACGCCTCCATCCCTCTCTCCCCACCTAATCGGCGGAAATCAATCTCCCCGGCC
This sequence is a window from Salvia splendens isolate huo1 chromosome 14, SspV2, whole genome shotgun sequence. Protein-coding genes within it:
- the LOC121763504 gene encoding protein ALP1-like, producing RSRKYINRNREEAAARLVRDYFCDNPIWGDTYFRRRFRMRKPLFLHIANTLAAREEFFREGFDAVGRPSHTTLQKCTAAIRQLATGQTADIFDEYLHIGDSTGRLCLLNFCRGVRAAFSDEFLRRPTTEDCQFLLNLHEQVHGFPGMLGSVDCMHWQWKNCPVAWRGSYTSGHKGTHPTVVLEAVADYRLWIWHAYFGVPGSNNDVNVLQQSDLFTEVLDGKAPAINFVANNRRYKMGYYLADGIYPKWPTFVKTCGRPANPKQALFAQKQEAARKDVERAFGVLQARFNIIKAPARSWFMESMVDIMYTCIILHNMIVR